A genomic segment from Nicotiana sylvestris chromosome 1, ASM39365v2, whole genome shotgun sequence encodes:
- the LOC104219893 gene encoding pentatricopeptide repeat-containing protein At3g61520, mitochondrial produces MKLPATTKSLLHLPKTSTIVGLRHFSGELDDPHKPLPPPQPISEIVSLLNTTDHNDWNSNPQLVEFLHTPPFPTSLLKITRQLGSTEKALQFFEFFKSRSSSSSSSPSSLSFTFQAILEQAMHEEKSDVTSKLYQLFSFAKDREIPLSINAATLLIRCFGRAKMLEESIAVFNALDPESRNTNVVNLLLDCLFRGGNTDDGFKVLDEMLERESSFPPNESTMDIVLSAIWKRNWVGRRMSVEEICGLVVRFFEHGVFLDDVWLTKLITNFCRSGKCNKAWDLLHDMMRLGGQAEAVSFNALLSGLGRERDFEKMNLLMNEMKEKEIKPDVVTFGILINHLCKSYKVDEAMQVFEKMGGSESDGVLVKPDLVIYNTLIDGLCKVGRQEEGFKLMEKMRLESGYEPNTVTYNCLIDGFCKAGEIERSYELFDRMKKGGVVPNVITLNTLLDGMCKHGRVNSGIELFAEMQGKGVKGNAITYTILITSFCSVNNIDKAMKLFNEMSENGCFPDAKVYYSLILGLCQARRTTEASCVASKAKEAGFGLDIICYNALIGGFCRKNKIDEAHSMLRDMEEAGIKPDRYTYNTLISYFSQKEQFATARRVMKGMIDDGYLPNVVTYGALIHAYCLAGNVDEAMKIFQNMSSSTNVPPNTVIYNTLIDALCKSDKVEAGISLLGDMKDKGVRPNTITYNAIFKGLQERNWVEKAFEIMDQMTENACNPDYITMEVLTQWLSAIGETEKLRSFLEGYEVSTSTA; encoded by the coding sequence ATGAAACTCCCAGCTACAACAAAATCCCTCCTTCATCTTCCTAAAACAAGCACTATCGTCGGACTGAGACACTTCTCCGGTGAGCTCGACGATCCACATAAACCGCTTCCGCCGCCGCAGCCAATCTCAGAAATAGTGTCCCTCCTCAACACTACCGATCACAATGACTGGAATTCCAACCCACAGCTTGTTGAATTCCTTCACACCCCTCCTTTTCCAACTTCCCTTCTCAAAATCACCCGTCAATTGGGATCCACGGAAAAAGCTTTACAGTTCTTTGAATTCTTCAAAAGTCGTAGCTCCAGTTCATCATCAAGCCCTTCTTCTCtttccttcacatttcaagctaTTCTTGAACAAGCAATGCATGAAGAAAAATCTGACGTAACCAGTAAGCTTTACCAGCTTTTTTCCTTTGCTAAAGATAGAGAAATCCCTTTATCTATTAATGCTGCGACTCTTCTTATACGATGCTTTGGCCGAGCCAAAATGCTTGAGGAATCGATAGCCGTGTTCAATGCACTAGACCCTGAATCAAGAAACACAAATGTGGTTAATTTGCTGTTAGATTGCCTGTTTCGTGGCGGGAATACTGATGATGGGTTCAAGGTGCTCGACGAAATGCTCGAAAGGGAGAGTAGTTTCCCGCCGAATGAGAGTACGATGGATATTGTTTTATCTGCTATTTGGAAGAGAAATTGGGTTGGGAGGAGGATGAGTGTGGAGGAAATTTGTGGACTTGTTGTGAGATTCTTCGAACATGGTGTGTTCTTGGATGATGTGTGGCTTACTAAATTGATTACCAACTTTTGCCGAAGCGGGAAGTGTAATAAGGCTTGGGACCTTTTGCATGATATGATGAGGTTGGGTGGTCAGGCGGAAGCTGTTTCATTTAATGCCCTTTTGAGTGGGTTGGGTAGGGAGCGTGATTTTGAAAAGATGAATTTGCTTATGAATGAGATGAAGGAAAAGGAAATTAAACCAGATGTTGTGACATTTGGGATTCTCATCAATCATTTATGCAAAAGTTACAAGGTCGATGAGGCAATGCAGGTGTTTGAGAAGATGGGAGGCAGTGAAAGTGATGGCGTTCTTGTTAAGCCGGACCTTGTTATCTACAATACATTGATTGATGGGCTTTGTAAGGTAGGGAGGCAGGAAGAAGGGTTTAAGTTGatggaaaagatgaggctggaGAGTGGATATGAACCTAATACTGTTACCTATAATTGCTTGATAGATGGTTTTTGCAAAGCAGGCGAGATTGAGAGGTCATACGAGCTTTTTGACCGGATGAAAAAGGGCGGGGTTGTGCCAAATGTGATTACTCTGAATACTTTGCTTGATGGAATGTGCAAGCATGGGAGAGTTAACAGTGGTATAGAGCTTTTTGCTGAGATGCAAGGGAAAGGTGTAAAGGGGAATGCGATCACTTACACCATCCTCATTACTTCCTTTTGTAGTGTCAATAATATTGACAAAGCAATGAAGTTATTTAATGAAATGTCAGAAAATGGGTGCTTCCCTGATGCCAAAGTGTACTACAGTTTGATTTTGGGCCTTTGCCAGGCTCGAAGAACGACCGAAGCTTCCTGTGTCGCTTCAAAGGCGAAAGAAGCTGGGTTTGGGTTGGACATTATCTGCTATAATGCTCTGATTGGGGGATTTTGCAGGAAAAATAAGATTGATGAAGCTCATAGTATGCTTAGAGACATGGAGGAGGCAGGTATCAAACCTGATCGCTACACCTACAACACTTTGATATCATATTTCAGCCAGAAGGAGCAATTTGCAACTGCCCGTAGAGTTATGAAGGGGATGATTGATGATGGTTATTTGCCTAATGTTGTTACATATGGAGCACTAATACATGCATATTGTTTAGCTGGAAATGTTGATGAAGCTATGAAAATATTCCAGAATATGAGTTCTTCTACAAATGTGCCACCAAACACTGTCATATACAATACTTTGATCGACGCTCTCTGCAAGAGTGACAAAGTAGAAGCTGGTATTTCTTTGTTGGGTGATATGAAGGACAAAGGGGTAAGACCAAATACCATCACATACAATGCCATCTTTAAAGGCCTTCAGGAAAGGAATTGGGTGGAAAAGGCATTTGAAATAATGGACCAAATGACTGAAAATGCATGTAATCCTGACTACATTACCATGGAAGTCCTAACCCAATGGCTTTCTGCCATTGGTGAAACAGAAAAATTGCGAAGCTTTCTGGAAGGATATGAGGTTTCTACTTCAACTGCCTAA
- the LOC104219892 gene encoding WRKY transcription factor 22-like has translation MEDDWDLHAVVRGCAASSTAATTTTTTSTAATTTTPTTFCSFQPRQDGNFFSFQDPFVPRFDNPNNTAFEELHNLYKPFFPKSQPQQQAPLSPQNIPISPLSVLGGLQDLSPQQTLIKQQQQQHIHQLNTRVLTQPKQSLSVNGSTNSTTSVSHTQSPRPKRRKNQLKKVCQVPAEGLSSDMWSWRKYGQKPIKGSPYPRGYYRCSTSKGCSARKQVERNRSDPNMFIVTYTSEHNHPMPTHRNSLAGSTRQKPVNSEAGTPSDSNKPTSSSPVSSPACNSPATGKQDSSREEKEDIFEDDDDEFGSSNMGLDNMEPADDDFFEGLEELAANATGDCFSDNFPGSVQFPWLTNNATTTAAGGV, from the exons atGGAGGATGATTGGGATCTACATGCGGTGGTCAGAGGCTGCGCCGCTAGTTCCACCGCCGCAaccaccaccactaccaccagCACCGCCGCCACTACTACTACTCCTACTACTTTTTGCAGCTTCCAACCAAGACAAGATGGAAACTTTTTTAGCTTTCAAGATCCGTTTGTGCCAAGATTTGACAACCCCAACAATACTGCTTTTGAAGAGTTGCATAATCTTTACAAGCCTTTCTTCCCCAAATCTCAACCACAACAACAGGCACCTCTTTCTCCTCAAAATATACCTATTTCACCCCTCTCTGTTCTTGGAGGACTACAAGATCTATCACCCCAACAAACTCTAAtaaaacagcagcaacaacaacatattCATCAGCTAAATACAAGAGTACTAACACAACCCAAGCAGTCTCTGTCTGTAAATGGTTCCACAAATAGTACAACTAGTGTTTCACATACTCAAAGCCCAAGACCTAAAAGAAG GAAAAACCAATTGAAGAAGGTATGTCAAGTACCAGCTGAGGGTTTATCTTCTGACATGTGGTCTTGGAGAAAATATGGACAAAAACCCATCAAAGGCTCCCCATACCCAAG GGGATATTACAGGTGTAGCACCTCAAAGGGTTGTTCGGCCCGGAAACAAGTGGAGCGAAATAGATCCGACCCGAATATGTTCATTGTCACCTACACATCAGAGCACAACCACCCTATGCCAACTCACCGGAACTCTCTCGCTGGAAGTACCCGCCAGAAGCCGGTGAACTCCGAAGCTGGCACACCAAGTGATTCTAACAAACCAACTAGCTCATCACCCGTATCTTCACCGGCGTGCAATTCTCCGGCGACGGGGAAGCAAGATAGCAGCAGGGAAGAGAAAGAGGACATTTTCGAAGACGATGATGATGAATTTGGCAGTTCTAATATGGGATTAGATAACATGGAACCTGCAGATGATGATTTTTTTGAGGGGTTAGAAGAGCTCGCCGCTAATGCCACCGGAGATTGTTTCTCCGATAACTTTCCGGGGTCTGTGCAATTTCCTTGGCTGACAAATAATGCTACAACCACCGCAGCAGGCGGTGTTTGA